From Solidesulfovibrio carbinoliphilus subsp. oakridgensis, the proteins below share one genomic window:
- a CDS encoding FAD binding domain-containing protein, translated as MATLRDVMPPFELYQPRSVEDALALGERLGQGGWLLAGGLDSLEWFKDRTKRPKAVVDLGRIEALRGVREDGPDLVIGAMTTLTEVENHPLVRERFGLLARAAGLVASPQIRNQGTLGGNVSQDTRCWYYRNGWTCYRAGGNTCYADTPTGQNREHAIFGADRCVAVSPSDTAPALLALDARMVVAGPRGAREVPARDYWIGPAHDITRMTVLTPGEILTAIRIPPDWAGARFYFEKVRDRQVWDFPLVNIAAALVVTGGRIERARLAVGAVAAHPLRLPRVESALAGRPVDAVTGETAGNLAVRGAVPLAHNAYKVALVKNLVKRAVAGREDA; from the coding sequence ATGGCCACCCTTCGCGACGTCATGCCGCCTTTCGAGCTCTACCAGCCCCGGTCCGTGGAGGACGCCCTGGCCCTTGGCGAACGCCTGGGCCAGGGCGGCTGGCTGCTGGCCGGCGGCCTCGACAGCCTGGAGTGGTTCAAGGACCGGACCAAGCGGCCCAAAGCCGTGGTGGACCTCGGCCGCATCGAAGCCCTTCGCGGTGTGCGCGAGGACGGTCCGGATCTCGTGATCGGGGCCATGACCACCCTGACCGAGGTGGAAAACCATCCGCTGGTCAGGGAGCGGTTCGGCCTGCTGGCCCGGGCGGCGGGCCTGGTCGCCTCGCCCCAGATCCGAAACCAGGGCACCCTCGGCGGCAACGTGTCCCAGGACACCCGCTGCTGGTATTACCGCAACGGCTGGACCTGCTACCGGGCCGGCGGCAACACCTGCTACGCCGACACCCCGACCGGCCAGAACCGCGAACACGCCATTTTCGGCGCCGACCGGTGCGTGGCCGTCTCGCCCTCGGACACGGCCCCGGCGCTCCTCGCCCTGGACGCCCGCATGGTCGTGGCCGGCCCCCGGGGCGCCCGCGAGGTTCCGGCCCGGGACTACTGGATCGGGCCGGCCCACGACATCACCCGCATGACCGTCCTCACCCCGGGCGAGATTTTGACCGCCATCCGGATTCCGCCGGACTGGGCCGGGGCCCGGTTTTATTTCGAGAAAGTCCGGGACCGGCAGGTCTGGGATTTTCCCCTGGTCAACATCGCCGCCGCCCTGGTCGTCACGGGCGGCCGGATCGAGCGGGCCCGGCTGGCCGTCGGGGCCGTGGCCGCCCATCCCCTGCGCCTTCCCCGGGTGGAGTCGGCCCTGGCCGGCCGGCCCGTTGACGCGGTCACGGGCGAGACGGCCGGCAATCTGGCCGTCCGGGGGGCGGTGCCGCTGGCGCACAACGCCTACAAGGTGGCCCTGGTCAAAAACCTGGTCAAGCGGGCCGTTGCCGGCCGGGAGGACGCATGA
- a CDS encoding (2Fe-2S)-binding protein yields the protein MTDATDNATPRQGLTRRQFIKSVIAAGAVSAAGHLIPGLALAGGKAGPAGVERLLTLSVNGQKRPVDVLPQETLAQTLRNKLGLTGLKIGCDRAECGACTVLVDGVPQYSCSVLTHSVRDKKIVTIEGLAAPDGRLHPLQQGVLDEQGFQCGYCAPGFLMATLGYLQTHPDPSREELARGVSGNLCRCQDYDKILTGLLRGAEYMRRG from the coding sequence ATGACGGATGCCACGGACAACGCCACGCCGCGCCAGGGCCTGACCCGGCGGCAATTCATCAAAAGCGTGATCGCGGCCGGGGCCGTCTCGGCCGCCGGCCACCTGATCCCGGGCCTGGCCCTGGCCGGCGGGAAGGCCGGACCGGCCGGGGTCGAACGCCTGCTCACCCTCTCCGTCAACGGCCAGAAGCGGCCGGTGGACGTCCTGCCCCAGGAGACCCTGGCCCAGACCCTGCGCAACAAGCTCGGCCTGACCGGGCTCAAGATCGGCTGCGACCGGGCCGAATGCGGGGCCTGCACCGTGCTCGTCGACGGCGTGCCCCAGTATTCCTGCTCGGTTCTCACCCACTCGGTCAGGGACAAAAAAATCGTCACCATCGAGGGTCTGGCCGCCCCGGACGGCAGGCTCCACCCCCTCCAGCAGGGGGTCCTCGACGAACAGGGCTTCCAGTGCGGCTACTGCGCCCCCGGGTTTCTGATGGCCACCCTCGGCTACCTGCAAACCCATCCCGATCCCAGCCGGGAGGAACTGGCCCGCGGCGTTTCCGGCAACCTCTGCCGCTGCCAGGACTATGACAAGATCCTGACCGGCCTCCTGCGCGGGGCCGAGTATATGAGGAGGGGGTAG
- a CDS encoding AraC family transcriptional regulator yields MRPRTRPGNGPAPPTPPASQATGHPEAECARPETDRHGTPGPASTQKPHGRPPGRTGRPGRLHPDPAAGRAGGAQFPPLPPPARGLQPGHRHRRPGQKHGYVGDAVHTYDPDHYFVTSVLLPFECEVKAASPEAPLLALSVNVDRALLGELLLEIGDTGPAEAMASCGAYSTPLTRHLRGAALRLEEAARMRSRGLPGDRQDEGKSLPKDAVPPMAGTG; encoded by the coding sequence ATCCGGCCCCGGACGCGGCCGGGCAACGGTCCGGCGCCCCCGACGCCGCCGGCGTCACAGGCAACGGGGCATCCTGAGGCCGAGTGCGCCCGCCCGGAGACCGACCGCCATGGAACACCCGGACCTGCTTCGACCCAAAAGCCGCATGGCCGCCCTCCTGGCCGGACTGGCCGCCCGGGACGGCTTCACCCCGACCCGGCTGCCGGACGTGCAGGTGGTGCGCAATTCCCACCCCTTCCCCCGCCGGCCCGTGGTCTACAGCCCGGGCATCGTCATCGTCGGCCAGGGCAAAAGCACGGCTACGTCGGGGACGCGGTCCACACCTACGACCCGGACCACTACTTCGTCACCTCGGTCCTCCTGCCCTTCGAGTGCGAGGTGAAGGCCGCGAGCCCCGAAGCGCCGCTGCTCGCCCTGTCCGTCAACGTGGACCGGGCCCTCCTCGGCGAACTGCTCCTGGAGATCGGGGACACCGGGCCGGCCGAAGCCATGGCCTCCTGCGGGGCCTATTCCACGCCGCTCACCCGGCACCTGCGGGGCGCGGCCCTGCGGTTGGAGGAGGCGGCCCGCATGCGCTCCCGGGGCCTGCCCGGCGACCGGCAGGACGAGGGAAAATCCCTCCCCAAGGACGCTGTCCCGCCCATGGCCGGTACCGGCTAG
- a CDS encoding xanthine dehydrogenase family protein molybdopterin-binding subunit, whose amino-acid sequence MANEQVSFTPVLVGQNYTTPDQRAKLTGQARYAEDFRVDGMLVAKLLLSPMPHARVTRLNLDAARAIPGVRAILTADDLPPPADLVTDTGAVIHASPWGEKALTMEPVFQGDPVLAVAAVDEQAAAAAIEALDIEFSPLPFVIDPLDSLRPGGPNARTDGNVWMRPPAKPGDTNGPPPLEVRELKWSAAAFEELQEGRLPLGQAADEWSYGDLAAGFKDAALVLDESFATPNVSHQTLEPRSALAYWQNGKVFIHTGTQSTIQTVPAISRWLGVDVEKIVFISEYTGGGFGGKITASIPVIIPALLARKAGAPVMMRLSREDEHFVGRARPGLLGRMKVGFGKDGRILACDMFVLQDNGPYEQNNDASASGRIVSLLYQPAAMRWRGLAILTNTPTRAAQTAPGGLQGITLMEPVLAKAARKLGLDQVAVRRINAPEGKAPVGVSPTGGDRPHATSAFVRQALDRGAALFDWQGRLARSDGQAGPKRRGIGVSLGCFVAGTVGFDGLFVITPEGRARFHTGVGNLGTASFSDVQRVAADALGLPWDRCEIVWGDTGKNLGWSCVSGGSQTVHAMSRAALAAALDAKRKLREIAARTHGGEPEDYDVAGGNVVRTSGGVAMTFAEAARQAIALGGAYDGHEAPENVHKLTKASLATLAGQGLVAVAKDTFPRDGQSFSYVASFAEVEVDVETGMYAILDYLVVADVGTVVHPRALGGQILGRSMLGIGHAIGQKWAYDRHYGLPLAKRFYHTKPPTILDVPKRMAWEALGIPDPETPIGARGVGEPPTSAGCAAILNALSDALGDDRFRRAPVTADMVLASLDSLASPDNRLATTF is encoded by the coding sequence ATGGCCAATGAACAGGTTTCCTTCACGCCCGTCCTCGTCGGCCAGAACTACACCACCCCGGACCAGCGGGCCAAACTGACCGGGCAGGCCCGATACGCCGAGGACTTCCGCGTGGACGGCATGCTGGTGGCCAAGCTCCTTTTGAGCCCCATGCCCCATGCCAGGGTCACGCGCCTGAACCTCGACGCGGCCCGGGCCATCCCCGGGGTCCGGGCCATCCTCACGGCCGACGACCTGCCGCCGCCGGCCGACCTCGTGACCGACACCGGGGCCGTCATCCACGCCAGCCCGTGGGGGGAAAAGGCCCTCACCATGGAGCCGGTCTTCCAGGGCGACCCGGTCCTGGCCGTGGCCGCGGTGGACGAGCAGGCGGCCGCCGCCGCCATCGAGGCCCTGGACATCGAGTTTTCGCCCCTGCCCTTTGTCATCGATCCCCTGGACAGCCTGCGCCCCGGCGGCCCCAATGCCCGGACCGACGGCAACGTCTGGATGCGCCCGCCGGCAAAGCCCGGCGACACGAACGGACCACCGCCGCTCGAAGTGCGCGAGCTCAAATGGAGCGCGGCCGCTTTCGAGGAACTGCAGGAAGGCCGGCTGCCCCTGGGCCAGGCGGCCGACGAGTGGTCCTACGGCGACCTCGCGGCCGGGTTCAAGGACGCGGCCCTCGTCCTCGACGAATCCTTTGCCACCCCAAACGTCAGCCACCAGACCCTGGAGCCCCGCTCGGCCCTGGCCTATTGGCAAAACGGCAAGGTCTTCATCCACACCGGCACCCAGAGCACCATCCAGACCGTGCCGGCCATCTCGCGCTGGCTCGGGGTCGACGTCGAGAAGATCGTTTTCATCAGCGAATACACGGGTGGCGGCTTTGGCGGCAAGATCACGGCCTCGATCCCGGTCATCATTCCGGCGCTTTTGGCCCGAAAGGCCGGGGCCCCGGTCATGATGCGCCTCAGTCGCGAGGACGAGCACTTCGTCGGCCGGGCCCGGCCGGGGCTCCTTGGCCGCATGAAGGTCGGCTTTGGAAAAGACGGCCGCATCCTGGCCTGCGACATGTTCGTCCTCCAGGACAACGGCCCCTACGAGCAAAATAACGACGCCTCGGCCTCCGGGCGCATCGTCTCGCTTCTTTACCAGCCGGCGGCCATGCGTTGGCGGGGGCTGGCCATCCTGACCAACACCCCGACCAGGGCCGCCCAGACCGCGCCCGGCGGCTTGCAAGGCATCACCCTCATGGAGCCGGTCCTGGCCAAGGCGGCGCGGAAGCTCGGCCTCGACCAGGTGGCCGTGCGGCGCATAAACGCCCCCGAAGGCAAGGCCCCGGTCGGCGTATCCCCCACCGGTGGCGACCGGCCCCACGCCACCAGCGCCTTTGTCCGGCAGGCCCTGGACCGGGGCGCGGCCCTTTTCGACTGGCAGGGCCGCCTGGCCCGAAGCGACGGCCAGGCCGGCCCCAAACGGCGCGGCATCGGCGTGTCGCTCGGCTGTTTCGTGGCCGGCACGGTCGGCTTTGACGGCCTTTTCGTCATCACGCCCGAAGGCAGGGCCCGCTTCCACACCGGGGTCGGCAACCTCGGCACGGCGTCTTTTTCCGACGTGCAGCGGGTGGCGGCCGACGCGCTTGGCCTCCCGTGGGACCGGTGCGAGATCGTCTGGGGCGACACCGGGAAAAACCTCGGCTGGAGCTGCGTCTCCGGCGGCAGCCAGACCGTCCACGCCATGAGCCGGGCCGCCCTGGCCGCCGCCCTCGACGCCAAACGCAAGCTCCGGGAGATCGCGGCCAGGACCCACGGCGGCGAGCCCGAGGACTACGACGTGGCCGGCGGCAACGTGGTCCGCACGTCCGGCGGGGTGGCCATGACCTTTGCCGAGGCCGCCCGGCAGGCCATCGCCCTCGGCGGGGCCTACGACGGCCACGAGGCCCCGGAAAACGTCCACAAGCTGACCAAGGCCTCCCTGGCGACCCTGGCCGGGCAAGGGCTCGTGGCCGTGGCCAAGGACACCTTCCCCCGCGACGGCCAGAGCTTTTCCTATGTGGCCAGCTTCGCCGAGGTCGAGGTGGACGTCGAAACCGGCATGTACGCCATCCTCGACTACCTGGTGGTGGCCGACGTCGGCACGGTGGTCCACCCCCGGGCCCTGGGCGGCCAGATCCTCGGCCGGTCCATGCTCGGCATCGGCCACGCCATCGGCCAGAAATGGGCCTACGACCGGCACTACGGCCTGCCCCTGGCCAAGCGGTTCTACCACACCAAGCCCCCGACCATTCTCGATGTGCCCAAACGCATGGCCTGGGAGGCCCTTGGCATTCCCGACCCCGAGACCCCGATCGGGGCCCGGGGGGTCGGCGAACCGCCGACCAGCGCCGGCTGCGCCGCCATCTTAAACGCCCTGTCCGACGCCCTGGGCGACGACCGGTTTCGCCGGGCCCCGGTCACGGCCGACATGGTGCTGGCTTCGCTCGATTCCCTGGCCAGCCCGGACAACCGGCTCGCGACCACGTTTTAA
- a CDS encoding cytochrome b/b6 domain-containing protein has product MNSITWGTTPWGQPVPLHAAWHLLWWALALGFGILVVHAVWKALQKPGPAAPPAPPALAACVPARVPRHSLPARLFHWFMAACMLTLLLSAFLPKAGVLFPWVGVHYAAGLLLIFAIAFHIVHAVFFMDFRSIWPTGADLAGFGQGEDAPVAARPGKYPLANKLYHLAIVVVGLTMVVTGGLMLSRIRTPFFTRNPYLFGDAAWGGIYLLHGLAGISLVALVIVHIYFAARPDEQPIARAMVTGSMDREFVLTHHDPAKWGCEPAETK; this is encoded by the coding sequence ATGAACAGCATCACGTGGGGCACGACCCCGTGGGGACAGCCCGTCCCCCTGCACGCCGCCTGGCACCTCTTGTGGTGGGCCCTGGCCCTCGGGTTCGGCATCCTGGTGGTCCACGCCGTCTGGAAAGCCCTTCAAAAGCCCGGGCCGGCGGCCCCTCCCGCGCCGCCGGCCCTTGCGGCCTGCGTTCCGGCCCGGGTGCCCCGCCACTCCCTGCCGGCCCGGCTCTTCCACTGGTTCATGGCCGCCTGCATGCTGACACTCCTGCTCTCGGCCTTCCTGCCCAAGGCCGGGGTCCTCTTTCCCTGGGTCGGCGTCCACTACGCCGCGGGCCTGCTCCTTATTTTCGCCATCGCCTTTCACATCGTCCACGCCGTCTTTTTCATGGACTTCCGGTCCATCTGGCCGACCGGCGCGGATCTGGCCGGCTTCGGCCAGGGGGAAGACGCCCCGGTCGCGGCCCGGCCCGGCAAATACCCGCTGGCCAACAAGCTCTACCATCTGGCCATCGTCGTGGTCGGCCTGACCATGGTCGTAACCGGCGGCCTCATGCTCTCCCGGATCCGCACGCCCTTTTTCACCCGAAACCCCTACCTCTTCGGCGACGCCGCCTGGGGCGGCATCTACCTGCTCCACGGGCTGGCCGGCATCAGTCTGGTCGCCCTGGTCATCGTCCACATCTACTTCGCGGCCCGGCCCGACGAGCAGCCCATTGCCCGGGCCATGGTCACGGGCTCCATGGACCGGGAGTTCGTCCTCACCCACCACGACCCGGCCAAATGGGGCTGCGAGCCGGCGGAGACCAAATGA
- a CDS encoding CreA family protein, with amino-acid sequence MRPIFFLFCTIVALCAAALPAAAEEIDCITTEWKLLGANHKVCVNGFEDPDVPCVTCYMSQARTGGISGSVGLAEDPSEFSLDCKQTCPVTLPEKFPKKKKVFSEGTSVLFKDTQVTRFYDDKRKTLIYLAVSRKIVSGSPKNSISTVVIH; translated from the coding sequence ATGCGCCCCATTTTTTTCCTTTTCTGCACCATCGTGGCTCTTTGCGCCGCCGCCCTGCCGGCCGCGGCCGAGGAAATCGACTGCATCACCACCGAGTGGAAGCTCCTTGGCGCCAACCACAAGGTCTGCGTCAATGGCTTCGAGGACCCGGACGTGCCCTGCGTCACCTGCTACATGAGCCAGGCCCGCACCGGCGGCATCTCGGGCTCGGTGGGCCTGGCCGAGGACCCGTCGGAATTCTCCCTCGACTGCAAGCAGACCTGCCCCGTCACGCTGCCCGAAAAGTTTCCCAAGAAAAAGAAAGTCTTCTCCGAAGGAACCTCCGTCCTTTTCAAGGACACCCAGGTCACCCGGTTTTACGATGACAAACGCAAAACTTTGATTTACCTCGCGGTCAGCCGCAAGATCGTGTCCGGGTCCCCCAAGAACTCCATCTCCACCGTGGTCATCCACTAG
- a CDS encoding polysaccharide deacetylase family protein: protein MSLPPKRPVFFDPQNKRWPRVKAGALVAAALVSAVLVVLVASVLVNPALESLSLPSARFLPHPNHTSPPLPKETPAATDAWLAKLKRVLAKEIKAAKHASRATPKAQPQQPYATKAIGFFVNWDDASLSSLKKNIDNLDILVPEWLHLTDGDGTIREDSPDKTREALAFIRDRRPGLPVMPLVNNFTDMAWHGDQVARMAAKNDARARVVAALLDYVEKNGFAGLSLDFEDIPPAGQKNFLRFVTELAAAFHAKGLAVSINVPAEDPAFPYKAIAAQVDQVIVMAYDEHWAAGKAGPIASLPWYLKALRARAAEIPAQKLVVALGSYAYDWPKGKPAEEATFEEAILTAKESEAAITLDPVSLNPHFDYQDEKDVTHDVWLMDATTVLNGMVSAMPLMPAGFALWRLGGEDPSIWTFFGVDWRLGAETAKRLAEIRFDYDLDYEGQGEILRIAQTPRVGRRTVAFNDKTGLVSGENFEVYPSPYVIERHGFTPKTVALTFDDGPDPKFTPRVLDILKEQDVKATFFIIGGNGEKNPELLRRTYAEGHDIGNHTYTHPNIADVSATQLNLEVSATQRLLESVLGRQTHLFRSPYGEDSEPETQDQVRPLEILGKQGYVFVGMRIDPSDWKQPGVDAIVEEAVRQAETGEGNVVLLHDSGGDRSQTLAALPRIIETLREKGYRFATVSELLGQTRDTIMPEVRGENPLVALGNRVGFFLLFAWSAGLQYLFVTGTILGLGRLLILAVLAVFEKVRGRRRPVSGPAPDLSVAVVVPAYNEEKVVLQTVQSLLACQHPATFEIIVVDDGSTDATYRVLCEALAGEKLVTIVTKPNGGKPAALNHGIALTRADIVVTLDADTVFARDTILRLADWFRDPKVGAVAGNAKVGNRINFLTRCQALEYVTSQNLDRRALTVLDSVTVVPGAVGAWRREVVEAAGGFSGETLAEDADLTIRIQRMGHTVAYEDRAVALTEAPDTMRGFLRQRFRWMFGTLQVAWKHKDALFRPRYGLLGFFGLPNIWLYQIFFQIISPVMDLWLAYTCLKSWVLWLWHPATWDPDALFRVLFYYALFMAADILAGLVAFLLERGEDKRLLAWLVPQRFFYRQLMYVVALRTLLASLRGREMGWSKLERKATVDSRRLAE, encoded by the coding sequence GTGTCCCTTCCCCCAAAACGTCCGGTCTTTTTCGATCCCCAGAACAAACGCTGGCCCAGGGTCAAGGCCGGGGCCCTGGTCGCCGCGGCCCTCGTCTCCGCCGTGCTGGTCGTGCTCGTGGCCAGCGTCCTGGTCAATCCGGCCCTGGAATCCCTGTCCCTGCCCTCGGCCCGGTTCCTGCCCCACCCCAACCACACCAGCCCGCCCCTGCCCAAGGAAACGCCGGCCGCCACCGACGCCTGGCTGGCCAAGCTCAAGCGCGTCCTGGCCAAGGAGATCAAGGCCGCCAAGCACGCCTCCCGGGCCACGCCCAAGGCCCAGCCCCAGCAGCCCTACGCCACCAAGGCCATCGGCTTTTTCGTCAACTGGGACGACGCCAGCCTCAGTTCGCTCAAAAAAAACATCGACAACCTCGATATCCTGGTGCCCGAATGGCTGCACCTGACCGACGGCGACGGCACCATCCGCGAGGACAGCCCGGACAAGACCCGGGAAGCCCTGGCCTTCATCCGCGACCGACGGCCCGGCCTGCCGGTCATGCCGCTGGTCAACAACTTTACGGACATGGCCTGGCACGGCGACCAGGTGGCCCGCATGGCGGCCAAAAACGACGCCCGGGCCCGGGTCGTGGCCGCCCTGCTCGACTATGTGGAGAAAAACGGCTTTGCGGGCCTGAGCCTCGATTTCGAGGACATTCCGCCGGCCGGCCAGAAAAACTTCCTGCGGTTCGTCACCGAGCTTGCGGCCGCCTTCCATGCCAAGGGCCTGGCCGTGTCGATCAACGTCCCGGCCGAGGACCCGGCCTTTCCCTACAAGGCCATTGCCGCGCAGGTCGACCAGGTGATCGTCATGGCCTACGACGAGCACTGGGCCGCGGGCAAAGCCGGCCCCATCGCCAGCCTGCCCTGGTACCTCAAGGCCCTGCGCGCCCGGGCGGCCGAAATCCCGGCCCAAAAGCTGGTGGTGGCCCTTGGCAGCTACGCCTACGACTGGCCCAAAGGGAAACCGGCCGAAGAGGCGACGTTCGAGGAGGCGATCCTCACGGCCAAGGAATCCGAGGCCGCAATCACCCTCGATCCCGTGTCGCTCAATCCCCATTTCGACTACCAGGACGAAAAGGACGTCACCCACGACGTCTGGCTCATGGACGCGACCACGGTCTTAAACGGCATGGTCTCGGCCATGCCGCTCATGCCGGCCGGCTTCGCCCTGTGGCGGCTCGGCGGCGAGGACCCGTCCATCTGGACCTTTTTCGGCGTGGACTGGCGGCTTGGGGCCGAAACCGCCAAGCGGCTCGCGGAGATCCGGTTCGACTACGACCTGGACTACGAGGGCCAGGGCGAGATCCTGCGCATCGCCCAGACGCCGCGCGTCGGCCGCCGGACCGTGGCCTTCAACGACAAGACCGGACTGGTGTCCGGCGAGAACTTCGAGGTCTATCCCTCGCCCTACGTCATCGAGCGCCACGGGTTTACGCCCAAAACCGTGGCCCTGACTTTCGACGACGGCCCGGACCCGAAGTTCACCCCCCGGGTCCTCGACATCCTCAAAGAGCAGGACGTCAAGGCCACCTTCTTCATCATCGGCGGCAACGGGGAAAAAAATCCGGAGTTGCTGCGGCGCACCTATGCCGAGGGCCACGACATCGGCAACCACACCTACACCCACCCCAACATCGCCGACGTCTCGGCCACCCAGCTGAACCTCGAAGTCTCGGCCACCCAGCGCCTCCTCGAAAGCGTGCTCGGCCGCCAGACCCACCTTTTCCGCTCGCCCTACGGCGAGGACAGCGAACCGGAAACCCAGGACCAGGTCCGGCCCCTGGAGATCCTCGGCAAGCAGGGCTACGTCTTTGTCGGCATGCGCATCGATCCCTCGGACTGGAAGCAGCCGGGCGTGGACGCCATCGTGGAGGAGGCCGTGCGCCAGGCCGAGACCGGCGAGGGCAACGTGGTCCTGCTCCACGACTCGGGCGGCGACCGGTCCCAGACCTTGGCCGCCCTGCCCAGGATCATCGAAACCTTGCGGGAAAAGGGCTACCGGTTCGCCACGGTGTCCGAGCTTCTCGGCCAGACCCGGGATACCATCATGCCCGAGGTCCGGGGCGAGAACCCGCTGGTGGCCCTTGGCAACCGGGTCGGGTTCTTTCTCCTTTTCGCCTGGTCGGCCGGGCTCCAGTACCTGTTTGTCACCGGTACCATCCTTGGCCTCGGCCGGCTTTTGATCCTGGCGGTCCTGGCGGTCTTCGAAAAGGTCCGGGGCCGGCGGCGGCCGGTTTCCGGCCCGGCCCCGGACCTGTCGGTGGCGGTGGTGGTCCCGGCCTACAACGAGGAAAAGGTCGTGCTCCAGACCGTGCAGTCGCTGCTCGCCTGCCAGCACCCGGCCACCTTCGAGATCATCGTGGTGGACGACGGCTCGACCGACGCCACCTACCGGGTGCTTTGCGAGGCCCTTGCCGGGGAAAAGCTCGTCACCATCGTGACCAAGCCCAATGGCGGCAAGCCGGCGGCGCTCAACCACGGCATCGCCCTGACCAGGGCCGACATCGTGGTGACCCTCGACGCCGACACGGTCTTCGCCCGGGACACCATCCTGCGCCTGGCCGACTGGTTTCGTGATCCCAAGGTCGGGGCCGTGGCCGGCAACGCCAAGGTCGGCAACCGCATCAACTTCCTGACCCGGTGCCAGGCCCTCGAATACGTCACCAGCCAGAACCTGGACCGCCGGGCCCTGACCGTCCTTGACAGCGTGACCGTGGTGCCCGGGGCCGTCGGGGCCTGGCGCCGGGAGGTGGTCGAGGCGGCGGGCGGGTTTTCCGGCGAGACCCTGGCCGAGGACGCGGACCTGACCATCCGCATCCAGCGCATGGGCCACACCGTCGCCTACGAGGACCGGGCCGTGGCCCTGACCGAGGCCCCGGACACCATGCGCGGGTTCCTGCGCCAGCGATTCCGCTGGATGTTCGGCACCCTGCAAGTGGCCTGGAAGCACAAGGACGCGCTTTTTCGCCCCCGCTACGGCCTGCTCGGCTTTTTCGGACTGCCCAACATCTGGCTCTACCAGATCTTTTTTCAGATCATCTCGCCCGTCATGGACCTGTGGCTGGCCTACACCTGCCTCAAGTCCTGGGTCCTGTGGCTGTGGCACCCGGCCACCTGGGACCCGGACGCCTTATTCCGGGTCCTTTTCTACTATGCCCTCTTCATGGCCGCGGACATCCTGGCCGGGCTGGTCGCCTTTCTCCTGGAGCGCGGAGAGGACAAACGGCTTCTGGCCTGGCTGGTGCCCCAACGGTTTTTCTACCGCCAGCTCATGTACGTGGTGGCCCTGCGCACGCTTTTGGCCTCGCTGCGCGGCCGGGAGATGGGCTGGTCCAAGCTCGAGCGCAAGGCCACGGTCGATTCCCGCCGGCTGGCGGAATAA
- a CDS encoding PQQ-dependent sugar dehydrogenase: MPYRQTRTAARPGPWSLAALALCCAMLAGFGPAYCARPDLASIRLPPGFAIEVYAPVPGARSMARGAKGTVFVGTRDEGKVYAVSGPDPAHRTVRVIASGLTEPNGVAFKDGDLYVAALDKIYRLRDIESRLDNPPKPESVPVRLPSDRHHGWKYIAFGPDGRLYVPVGAPCNICPRKDPYAAILRLDAATGGQEVFARGIRNTVGFDWHPETRELWFTENGRDRLGDDVPPDSLNRAPAPGLDFGFPFCNAGTPDPEYGQGADCSRYAKNAAHIQAHSAALGMKFYTGAMFPREYRNRIFLAEHGSWNRSSPVGYQVSTATLAPDGTARVEPFATGWLKGRSAWGRPVDVLVMPDGALLVSDDRAGLLYRITYE, from the coding sequence ATGCCGTACCGCCAAACGAGAACCGCCGCACGTCCGGGGCCGTGGTCCCTGGCCGCCCTGGCCCTTTGCTGCGCCATGCTGGCCGGGTTCGGGCCGGCCTATTGCGCCAGGCCCGATCTCGCCTCCATCAGGTTGCCGCCCGGGTTCGCCATCGAGGTCTACGCCCCGGTGCCCGGGGCCCGTTCCATGGCCCGTGGGGCCAAGGGCACGGTCTTTGTCGGCACCCGGGACGAGGGTAAGGTCTACGCCGTGTCCGGACCGGACCCGGCCCACCGCACCGTGCGCGTCATCGCCTCGGGCCTGACCGAACCCAACGGCGTAGCTTTCAAGGACGGCGACCTGTACGTGGCCGCCCTGGACAAGATCTACCGCTTGCGCGACATCGAATCGCGGCTCGACAATCCGCCCAAGCCGGAATCCGTGCCCGTGCGGCTGCCGAGCGACCGGCACCACGGCTGGAAATACATCGCCTTCGGTCCGGACGGCCGGCTCTATGTGCCGGTCGGCGCGCCCTGCAACATCTGTCCGCGAAAGGACCCCTACGCCGCCATCCTGCGCCTCGACGCGGCCACGGGCGGACAAGAGGTCTTCGCCCGGGGCATCCGCAACACCGTGGGTTTCGACTGGCACCCCGAGACCCGGGAGCTGTGGTTCACGGAAAACGGCCGGGACCGGCTCGGCGACGACGTGCCGCCGGACAGCCTGAACCGCGCCCCCGCGCCCGGCCTCGACTTCGGCTTCCCTTTCTGCAACGCCGGCACGCCCGATCCGGAGTACGGCCAGGGAGCCGACTGCTCGCGCTACGCCAAAAACGCCGCCCACATCCAGGCCCACAGCGCGGCCCTCGGCATGAAGTTCTACACCGGCGCCATGTTTCCCAGGGAATACCGCAACCGCATCTTCCTCGCCGAGCACGGCTCCTGGAACCGCTCCTCCCCGGTCGGCTACCAGGTGTCCACGGCCACCCTCGCCCCGGACGGCACGGCCCGCGTCGAGCCCTTTGCCACGGGCTGGCTCAAGGGCCGGTCCGCCTGGGGCCGGCCCGTCGACGTGCTGGTCATGCCGGACGGGGCGCTCCTCGTCAGCGACGACCGGGCCGGCCTGCTCTACCGGATCACCTACGAGTAG